Genomic segment of Prochlorococcus marinus CUG1433:
TAATTTTGAATATGGGAGCTGGTGATTGTCATAATTTCTGGTCAATTTTAAATAAAAAACAATTAAAGAAGATCACTAATTTATGAATAATAAAATTTTTTCTGAAAACTGTAATTTAAGTAGTTATACAACTATTAAAGTGGGAGGAGTAGCTGAATATTTTGCTGAGCCAAGAAGCATTAATGAATTTTCATATCTTATAAAATGGGCTAATTTAAACAAACAAAGATGTCAAATAATTGGTGCAGGTTCAAATCTTTTAATAAATAATATTTTCATAAAAGGCTTAATTATTTGTACAAAAAAAATGAAATCACTAAAGATAGAGCCATATTCAGGAATTGTTGAAGCGGAAGCAGGTGTAATGCTCCCAACATTATCTAATTTACTTGCTAAAAATGGATTACAAGGAGGGGAATGGGCTGTCGGAATTCCAGGAACATTAGGAGGAGCAATTTATATGAATGCTGGTACGGGTAATTTATCACTAGCAAATAATCTTATTTCCGTAAAAGTTATCAATAATAAAACCCATGAAAAACTAGAAATTGAAAAAAAAGATATCAATTTTGAGTATAGATCTAGCTCTTTTCAAAGAAATGATTTAACAATTATTAGTGCAAAATTACATTTTGAACCTAATGGAAATCTAGAACAATTAATTCAAACAACTAAAAATAACCTTAAATTAAAAACAGAAACACAACCATATCATCAACCAAGTTTTGGTAGTGTTTTTAAAAATCCTGAAAATAATTATGCAGCAAAATTAATTGATGATTTGGGTTTAAAGGGATTTAAAATTGGCGGTGCTGAAATTTCTACAATGCATTCAAATTTTATAATTAACACTTCTTCAGCAAGTTCAAAAGATATTTATGAATTAATAACAGTAATTCAACAAAAAGTACTACAAAAAAAAGGCATTTCTCTGAAACCGGAAGTAAGAATGATTGGTTTTGACTATCCTAACTAAAGAAACTTTTTTACAAAATGGCGGGTTTTGGACTTCCTAACTTTGGACAACTAACAGAAGCTTTTAAAAAAGCTAAACAAATTCAGCAAGATGCTCAAAAATTACAAGATGAGCTGGAAAATATGGAGATTGAAGGCAAAAGTGATGATGAAATGATAAAAGTTTGGATAAGTGGAAACCAACTTCCTTTAAAGGTCGAAGTACAAGAAAATATCTTAAATTCAAATAAAGAACAAATAGAGCAAAACATTCTTCAAGCTATTCAAAAAGCTCATGAATTATCAACTACAACTATGAAAGAAAGGATGAATGATTTGACTGGTGGATTAAATCTTAATCTTCCTGGTTTTGATAATAGTGACTCTTAGCAGACTCAATCATTTCTTTATAAAAAGGATACCTTTCGAAGGATTTATCTAAATTACATCCCTCATCCATTAAATGCAAACAGTTTCGAAATTTACACTTAATTCCTTCTTCAATTACCTGTTTATATATTTCTGAATATAGATTTGGTAACAACTTAATATCAACCTCTAGAGGTTGCATATTAAAACCAGGAGTATCAACAATGTAACTTTGATTCGAAATAGAAAATAACTCAACATTTCGAGTAGTATTTTTTCCTCTCTTAATTTTATTAGAAACTGGCGCAGTACTATTTTGAAGACCTGGAATAATCATATTTAGCAAAGTAGTTTTACCAACTCCGGATGGGCCCATAAAAATTGAACATTCTTTTTGCTTTAACTCAGCTAATAAATTTTTAAAGTGATCAGCTTTCTGTAAATTTAAAGTTATTACTTGATACCCCCATTTCTCAAACTTATCAAGTAAATATGATCTTCTTTTATTAGAAATTAAATCACACTTTGTCAAAACTAATGAGACTTCAACTCCCATTGATTCTGCTAATATCAAAAACCTATTAACTTGAGATAAATTTAACTCTGGTTCTTGAACGGAAAAAGTAACGTAGATGTTAGAAATATTTGCAACAGAAGGTCTAACTAAAAGATTTTTTCTTTTTTTTAGACTTGTTATTACCGCGCGTTTACTTTTAAAATCAATTTTTTCAATCGCCACTTCATCTCCAACATAAATTAATTGATCCTTAAAATTTATAGACTTCTTAACCTTACATAAAAATTTCTCGCTATTTCCAGATTTTTGTTGCTTTTTTAAATCAACTAAAAAAAAATCATTAAATTTTTTCGTAACTAAACCTAAATATTTACTATTAGTTTTCATTCAATATTTTTATTTTTAGAAATTTTTCATTTTCTTTAATTTGCTTAAACAAACATCCCATCTCTTTTAAATTGTTTAATACCATTTCTTCTGGTTCACCTTTATCTAATTCAACAATAAGTTGTTCATTTTTTGATAACTTCTCCAAAGCCAATTTAATTTTGACAACATTTAAAGGACATGGAACAGATTTAAGGTCCAAATGCTTTAAGGATGTCATTAAGATTCTTTACCAAATAATTTACTAAAAAGTCCACTACTGGAATTAATATTTTTATCTGAATATTGAGAAGCTAAGCCCTCTAAAAGCTCTCGTTCTCCATCTGTTATACGAGTTGGTAATTTTACTTTTACTAAGACTTCATGATTTCCTCTCGCAACTGGATTACCAAGTCTAGGAACCCCTTTGTTCTCAAGTGAAAGAGTTGTATTTGGCTGCGTGCCACTTGGAATTTTTAAATTAACATCTCCATCAACTGTAGTAATTTTAACCGTGTCACCCAAAATAGCCTGTAAATAACTCACTGCTATTTCTGAGTAAATAGTCACACCATCTCTTTTAAGTTTTGAATCATTTTTAACTTTTATAAAAACATAAAGATCTCCAGGAGGACCCCCTTTCAAACCAACATTTCCCTCTCCGGAAACTCTTAATTTAGTCCCAGTGTCAACACCAGCAGGAATATTAATTCTTAATTTTTTTCTGACTTGTTTTACTCCATTTCCTCCGCAACTTATACATGGATCCGCAATTATCTGACCAGCTCCATTACATGAAGGACATTCAGCTACTTGTGTGAAATTACCAAAAGGCGTTCTTGTAGCTCTTCTGACTTGTCCACTTCCTCCACATGTTGAACAAGTTTTTGGTCCGGTTCCGGGCTTTGCCCCCGTTCCCTTACAAACTTCACATGTCTCAAGATGAGGAATTTTAATTTCTCTTTGTTGACCAAATATTGCATCTTTAAAGTCAACATTAAGGTCATACCTTAAATCATCGCCTTGTTGTGGGCCTCTTCTTTGAGTTCTTCCACCTTGTGGATTTTGTCCACCAAAACCATTAAAAAAAGTTTCAAATAAATCTGCGAAGCCACCCATATCACCCATATCGGGCATTCCAGCAGCACCTCCAAGACCAGCCTCTCCAAACTGATCATATCTAGCTCTAGTTTCAGGATCAGCTAATGCTTCATAAGCCTTACCTATTTCTTTAAATTTATCTTCAGCACCAGGTTCTTTATTAACATCAGGATGATATTTTCTAGCTAATTTTCTATAAGCCCTTTTTAAGGTATCCGCATCTGCATCCCTTGAAACTCCAAGTATTTGATAAAAATCAGCCATTAGATAATACTCAAGTAAAAATTTGGAATTTATACATTTTCAGAAGTATTCTCCTCTGAATTGGCATCCCCTTCAACTTTATCTTTTTCTACTTCCTCTTGTGAATTTTGTTTGCCAGGCCCCATAGAAACTTTAACAAGAGCATGTCTCAAAACCTTTCCTTCTAAATGGTATCCACGCTGCAATTCTTCAATAATGAAATCTTCATTAAGCTCTTCACTTGGCTCTCTTAATACAGCTTCATGCAAATTTGGATCAAATTTCTGACCAACTACTCTCATCGGTGCAACTCCTTGTTGTTTCAAAACTTCTACTAGTTGTTTATATAATCCTTGATAACTTCTATGAAGAGTTAGAGCTTCTTCACTTTCTGGCTTAAGTTGTTGTCTTGCTCTTTCAAAATTATCAACAATAGGGAGTATTGCAGTTAAAGACTTTGATACAAGTTGGATTTTTAAATCATCCTGATCCCTAGACTGTCTTTTCCTAAAATTATCAAAATCAGCTGATATTCTTACATATTGATTTTTTAGAGTTTCATGTTCTTTTTCTAACTGTTCTAACCTTGCGTCATTATTAGTAATAGTATTTTTTAATTCTTCAGCATTTATTTCTTCTGTTTTTTGAGATAATCCATCATTTGCCATTATTTGTTCTCCTGTAGATGAAGAATCTTCAGGAGAATTATTTTGGTCAGAAATATCATTTTCTTTATTTTCAATATTGTCTGATTGATTTTCAATCATTTTTCTATAAATTTAATAAATCTATTTTCTATTAAAATGATGCACTAAACAAGTTGCGGAAGGCCGCACAATTTTTTAATCAGGAACAAATCTTAATGCTAGGCCATTATTACAGTATCTTTTTCCCGTAGGAGGTGGCCCATCATTAAATACATGCCCTTGATGGCCTCCACATCTAGAGCAATGATATTCGGTTCTTGGAACAATCAACTTGAAATCGACCTTTGTTTCGATTGATCCTTGAATTGAATCCCAAAAGCTTGGCCAACCTGTACCACTATCATACTTTTTATCTGAAAGAAAAAGAGGTGAATCACATCCTGCACAGTGAAAAACCCCTTTTCTTTTTTCATTATTTAATGGACTACTGAAAGCTCTTTCAGTTCCTTCCTCTCTCAAAATATAATATGATTCTGGACTAAGCTTAGATTTCCACTCTTCTTTTGAGTTTGATGAAGAAGCTAATACTTGAATAGGTTTAAAGATTGTTTTTAAGATTGACATAATAGGAATTAGAATAAAAGATCTTCTTGTTAGAAATTGATTCATATATTTAAATCACATAAAAAGGTAATGAGTTTTAATCAATCTAATTCTATGAAAAATATTCATAAATTAAGTATTGCTCCAATGATGGATTGTACTGATAAACATTTCAGGATGATAATGAGAAAAATAAGTTCTAAAGCCCTGTTATATACTGAAATGATTGTTGCTCAAAGTTTAGTTTATACAAATAAAAAAGATAATTTTCTAGATTTTAATAAAGAGGAGCATCCAATATCTATTCAATTTGGTGGAGACGATCCTTTAATTCTTAAAGAGGCTGCTTTAATGGCACAGGATTGGGGTTATGACGAAATAAACTTCAATGTTGGCTGTCCAAGTCCAAGAGTCTGCTCGGGCAACTTTGGCGCTTCACTAATGAAAGATCCTATAAAAGTTGCAAAATGCATAGAATCTTTAAAAAATAATTGTAGCTTACCTGTCACGATCAAACACAGAATTGGTGTTGACGAAGATGATAGCTTCAGTCACTTGAATAAATTCGTAAGGTTCGTTGCAAATGCTGGTGCTGATAGATTTACAGTTCATGCTAGGAAAGCCATACTAAAAGGTCTTAATCCAAAACAAAACAGAACTATACCTCCACTAAAATATGATCTAGTAAAAAAATTAAAAAGATTCAATCCAGAATTATTAATTGAAATCAATGGTGGTTTTAATAGTATCGATGAATCAATAAAAGCACTAGATGATTTTGATGGTGTAATGATTGGAAGATCAGTGTATAAACATCCTTTGAGATGGTCTAAAATTGACCAAAAAGTATATGGAATAAATACAAAACCTAAATCTGCCTCAGATATAATCTTCTCCTTAATTCCTTACATAGATGAACATCTAAGAAATGGAGGAAAATCTTGGGACATTTGTAAACATCTTATTAACTTAGTCGAGAGTGTTCCAAAAGCAAAAATTTGGAGAAATCAGATTTCAATTAAATCTATAAAAAAGGAATTAGACACCGATTATCTTATTAAATTGACAACTAAGCTTAAAGAAATGGGATACTAATTTTCACCATTTGATTCATTACCATCATTTGAAGCACGCCTTTTTCTCCTACTTCTTCCACTCTCATATTCTGAATTTTCACTAGAGTTTCCAAAACTTCTATCTTCCCAGCCTTCTGCACCAGAGGATTTATTGGTGTAAGAGGTATTAAGGTCATTATTACCACCGCTATTACCGCCGCCATAACCACCGCTATTACCGCCGCCATAACCACCGCTATTACCGCCGCCATAACCGCCGCCGCCATAACCGCCGCTATTACCGCCACCGTAACCACCGCTATTACCGCCGCCATAACCACCGCCGCCATAACCGCCGCTATTACCGCCACCGTAACCACCTCTTCCACCCCTTCGAGGCCCTCCAGAACCTCTAGGCTCTGCCTTATTAATTCGTAATGGTCTACCCATAAGCTCTGTACCTTGCAAACCATCAATAGCAGTTGACTCAATTGATTCGTCTGCCATTTCAACAAATGCAAATCCTCTTTTTCTTCCAGTATCTCTCTCAAGAGGAAGAGAACAATTTAAAACTTCTCCAAAAGGAGCAAACAATTGTAAAACATCTTCACGTTCTGCACGGAATGGCAAATTGCCAACAAAAATACTCACTTTAATCTCAACAAAGAAAAATTTACCTAATTAAAAAAACTACAATAAGCAGTCTTATAACGTTACTCTATTATTCTACTTCAAAGAATACCCTTGTTGTAGAAAAACAATGCAGATTCAAAGTAACAATTTTTTTTGCCAATTATTTAACTCCTTTTCTACTTGAGCAAACCCTGTTCCACCTTCACTTGTTCTTGACGTAACTACATTAAAAGGTTGAATATCAACAAATACATCCTCTTCGAATTCAAGATGAAATTTTTTAAATTCATCAATTGTAAGGTTTTTAAATAAAATTCTTCTCTCTAAGCAATATTTAACAATTTCACCCACAACTTGATAAGCGGTCCTAAATGGAACATTTTTACCAACCAAATAATCTGCTAAATCAGTTGCATTAGAAAAGTCATTTTCTACTGAATCAGACAAATTTTTTATATTAAATTCTATGCCCTCGTTGATTAAAATAGTCATTGCCTTTATGCAAGATGACAAAGTCTCTGCAGTATCGAATATAGGTTCCTTATCCTCTTGAAAATCCTTATTGTAAGCAAGTGGCACTCCTTTAACCATGGTTAACAATGCTTGTAGATGTCCATATACTCTTCCTGTTTTACCTCTTATCAATTCTGGAACATCTGGATTTTTTTTCTGCGGCATTAAGCTACTGCCAGTAGCACAATTATCTGTTAATTTTGCAAAAGAAAATTCATCAGTTACCCATAAAATTATTTCTTCTGAAATTTTACTTAGATGAGACATTGCCAAGGCGGAGGCGGATACAAATTCTATACAAAAATCTCTATCACTCACCGCATCAATACTATTTTTATAGATATTTTCGAAACCCAATTCTGCAGCTGTAAAGTTCCTATCAATTTTTATTTTTGTCCCCGCTAATGCTGCAGATCCCAATGGAGAAATATTGACTCTTGCTCTTACCTCTTTAAACCTTTCTCGATCTCTTTGAAACATTTCTAAATATGCCAGTAAATGATGGGCTAAAGATAATGGTTGTGCTCTTTGCATATGTGTATATCCAGGAATTAAGGTATAGATATTAGATTTAGCAAGATAAAAAAAGGATTTTTGCAAATCAGTTAACAAAATTTCAAGATAATCAATCTCTTTTCTGAGCCACAATCTTAAATCTGTACCAACCTGATCATTTCTACTTCTACCAGTATGTAATTTCTTCCCTGTTTCGCCAATTAAGTTAATTAGTTTTTCTTCAATACAATAGTGAATATCTTCAGAGGGAGGTTTAGGAGAAAATTTACCCTCCAAATACTCAACTTTTATTAACTCAAGACCTTTAATGATTTGCAAAGTTTCAGAAGAAGTTAAAACTTGAGTTTTGCCAAGCATTTTTGCATGAGCAATCGAACAATCTAGATCCTCTAAAATAAGCTTTTTATCAAAGCCAATTGAAGCATTAAACTTTTCAATAAAAGGATTAAGAGTATTATCAAATCTTTTACTCCAAACTTTTGCCATATCAATTTTAACTTTAGATATCTCTAATAAAGCATTTTTTTATATGGGTGACAAAAAATATCTATTTCACTTTCAAAATGACGATGGATGCATCATCCTCCAAGTGCCTATTTTGCCCTGTAAAGTCATCTAATTTTTTAAATATTCTATTTAAAATTTCTTGAGATGTATAGGATTGCTTGCATAGTTTTGTAAGAATTTTAATTAACCTATCTTCATCAAATCTTTGACCTAAAGAATTAGAAGTATCGATTACTCCATCGGTATAATAAAGCAATAAATCATTTTGATTAAGCTTGATTTCACCGCAACTGTATTCGGCATTCTGTTGTAAGCCAAGGACAAATCCTTCTGCATCTAATTTTATAATTTTCTGATCTAAACTTTTCCAAAGTAAAGGAGGATTATGCGCTGCATTTGCAAATCTCAATTTTCTCGTTCTAGGGTCATAGTCTGAATAAAATAATGTCACAAATCTATGTGATTGATCTAAATCATTTATTGCAAGTTGATTCAAATCATGCAAGATTCTATCTGGAGGTAAACCTGTAAGAACCTCTGCACGTAGCATGCCTCTTAGCATTGTCATCAGAAGACCAGCAGGAATACCTTTGCCCATAACATCACCTATAACCAACGCCCATCTAGCTTTTTGTTTTCTTTTTTCTGAGATATTTGTCTTTAAACACATAAAATCATAATAATCACCGCCTAACTGCAGAGCTGGTCTACAATGAGCTGCAAGATCAACTCCATCAATAGTTGGACAATAAACTGGAAGTAATTGAGATTGAATTTCAGCTCCAGTAGAAATTTCTCGATCTACCTGCTCATGCTTTTTATTTGTTTTAATTAAGCAGTAATTTTCTAATCCAACGGCTAGAGAATTTTGGATAAAATTAAAATTACAATCATCATGTATTGATTCGTCAGGTAAACCCTTGCTAATAATATAAATAAATCCTCTACATTTTCCCCTAGATAAAATTTTTTCCGTATCTATTTTATATTCTTTAAAATAATTTTTTAAAGAATTTTCAAAAGTTATAATTTCTTTTATTTTAAAATTTTTAGAAAAATTAAATTGGTTTAAAAAATTGTGAATTTCTTCCTCAATCTTCAAAAATTCATCACTAGCAGAAATTTTTATATTTTCATGCCATATTTCCCCCTCATAATTAAGAGGAATAATCAATATTATTTTTTGATTATAAATATGTTTAAAAATTAAGCATATATAGTCCAGTAATCTATTTACATTAGAGAAAGATTTTAAATAATATGCGAGCGATGATGCAATTTCAGCAAATTTATATTTATTGTTTAAAGATTCTTCAGATTCATTATCTAAAAATTCTTGAATAAATTTGTTTGAAAATAATTTTTCTTTTTGATTATTTTGCACTACAAATTCAATAGATAAATATGTTTTAACATTAAATTTAAACTTTTAAAAAAATTTAATTAAATATTCATTTATCTGCAAGCAAAGCCTCCACAAATTCATAGCTATTAAAAGGTCTCAAATCTTTTATACCCTCGCCAGCCCCAATAAATCTAATAGGCAAATTTACTTCTTCAGATACAGCTAAAGAAACACCTCCTCTGGAAGTACCATCTAATTTAGTAATAATTGCTCCACTTAAGTTTGCTGATTTAGCAAAACTTTTTGCTTGCTTTAGGCCATTTTGACCTTGACTTGCATCTAAAACTAATAATGATTCGATAATGGCTTCTGGAGCCTTCTTATCAATAATTTTTTTTATTTTTGCTAATTCTTCCATTAAATTATTTTTTGTTTGTAATCTTCCTGCTGTATCAACTAGCAATAATTCAACATTTCTTTTTATTGCAGAATTAATAGCATCAAAAACTACTGCTGCTGGATCAGCATTTTTTGATTGATTAGATATTACATCGACATTACTCCTTTCACCCCATACTTTTAATTGTTCTACAGCAGCAGCTCTGAAAGTATCAGCAGCAGCAATTAATGTTTTATAGTTACTTTTTGAAGACAAATATGCTAATTTTCCTAAAGTTGTGGTTTTACCAACGCCGTTAACGCCTACTAGTAGCCAAACATTTAAATTGCCCTTTTGTGGCACTAATAATTCGGTACCTGAATTTTTTATTGGTTTGTCGATAATTAATTTTAATTCCTTCTTTAAAAATTTTATTCCTGCTTCTCCACCTACTACTTCTTCGTTCAATTTCTTTCTTAAAGAACTTATGACTTTATCAGTTGAAGCAATACCGACATCTGCTCTTATTAATAAAGTCTCTAAATCATCAAGAGATTCTGGAGTGAGAGGATCATCCCCCAATTTATCCAATAGTTCGGTTACAAAACCTTTTCTTGTCTCTTCTAATCCTCTTTTTAATTTAGTTAACCAATCTATTTCATCTATTGATATTTGATTTACTTTTTTTCCCTGATTAGCAAGTACCATCGCAGACCAAGTAAAATTGTCATCAAATTCTCCTAATGCAGGCTCAGCAATATCATTAATCTTTTCAGGATGATTTTCTGAACTAATACTTTCAATTAATTCTTGTTTTTGCTCTTCTTGCTCCTGTAATTCTTGTTTTTGCTCTTCTTGCTCCTGTAATTCTTGTTTTTGCTCTTCTTGCTCCTGTAATTCTTGTTTTTGCTCTTCTTGTCGTTTTTTTAATAGAGCATAAGCTTGCGCTGCCCACTCTCGAGAATTATCAGCATCAGTATTTGTCATTGATATTTATAAATCGTATTGAATAAATTTTAAATTACTATTTATTTATATCAAATAATAATTACTATTTTACTGTTTGTAATCTCCTTAAAACTCCATTAATGAATTTTCTTCCCTTTATATCGCTATATTTATTAGCTAGATTTACAGCCTCATCACAAGCAACAGCAATTGGTGTATTCAAAAAATTAATATCAACATAGGCTAAACGCAAAATATCTCGATCAATTCTCGGCAATCTTTTTAATCTCCAGCCATCCATTACTTCATCAATTTCTGAATCAATAACTGACAAATTACTTACTATATTATGTATTCTCTGATTCACATCCTCTCTAATATCAATTTGTCCACTTGAAACAACCAATTTTGGGAAATCTAAAGTCGTCGAGAGTGTATTCATTACAACTTCAATCTTTTTTAAAGATTTTTTAAGTTCTTCTCTAACATTTGAAAAAGAGGAATTAATCCCTTCTTGTAATTCGCTATCTAGTATTTTTTGTGATGCAATTTCCAACTCTGACTCACAATTATCCAATTCATCTCTGCAATGATTTATGAGAGTATCCAAAGCTGATTCAAAAATATTTTCTATCTGAGAGTTATTTAATTTAGAATTACCTACATCGTTTATCAAACCTAAAGATATTAAAGATAGTTCCCTAGATAGGGATTTATTATTATGCATTAATTAGGAGAAGTATTTGTGGAGGCGCGTAATTGAGAAAATAATTTTGAAAAAGTTGGATTTGTATTATTATTTTTCTCATCAGGATTAACTATTCCAGCAGAAATAATTGTTTTAAAAGCATCTTCAACAGAAATATCCAAATCCTTAACAGAAGCCTCAGGTACCAAGGTATACCAGCCAGTTGTTGGATTTGGTGCTGTAGGAATAAAAATACTCAACAGTTTTTCTTTTAATTCTGACTGCAAAGAAGGACCAACATCACCGGTTACAAAGCCTATGCTATATAGTCCCTCACGGGGATATTCAACTAAGACAACTCTTCTAAATCGATTAGATTTATTACTTAAAAAAGTTTCAAGTAATTGCTTAAGAGTTTTATATACTGCCCCCGCCACAGGAATTTTTGATAACGTCCCCTCTCCAAATTCTAATAACCATCTTCCAACAAAATTTCTAGCCATTAAGCCTATTAGCAAAATAGCTAACAAAGGAACAGTTAAACCCAAACTAAGATTAATTAAATCTTGCAATAAAGGATTTAAATTAATAAAAGGATTTAACTGTTTAGGAACAGATGTAACTAGTGTTAAAACAAATTTACTAACTAAAGACGAAAGCCAAATAGTGGTTGCTAAAGGAATTACAACTAACAAACCAGCTATAAGATCATTTTTTAGATCTTGTTGGAGTCTAGATCCTAAGTTTGAATCTTGATTTTGATTAGAATCAACCAAAATAACGTTGCCAAATACAATAACTTTAACAATAATCTAACTGTTTTTACTGAGTAAGGATATATATTTTTTTTATAAATTAAAATTATTTATTAGTTTCTTGTCCAAAAAATAACTTTTGAGAGAAATTTTATACATAATGAAGAGATGATCAATAGCATACAAGATAAAAAAAAGATAAGTAAAAAATTGAAAGAAAGAGCAATTTCTGAAGGCTTTACAATTTCTGGAATTGCTTCAATACCTAGTAGTACTCGCTTAAAATTAAGAACTAACGCATTAGAAAGATGGCTATCAAACAACTATCATGGTGAAATGAAATGGATGGAAGCAGAAAGAAGAAAAGATATTTGTTCACTTCTTGATGGAGCGAAAAGTGTACTAAGCGTTGGATTTAACTACTTTAATTCTCAAAATAATGAAAACCAAATCTTCAAAGTAGGAAAATTTAGTCAAGGAGAAGATTATCATAAGGTGATTTACAAAAAATTAAAGAATATTGGTGAATGGATTAACTTAGAAATTCCAGATTGCAAATGGAAAATATGTGTCGACACCTCCCCGCTTCTGGAGAAGGCATGGGCGGAAGAATCAGGTCTTGGCTGGATAGGTAAAAATAGTAATTTAATAAGCAAAAAATATGGTTCCTGGTTTACTTTAGGTTTTTTAATACTTACAAAAGACTTAGTACCAGATAAACCTCATCAACCCCTTTGCGGAAAATGTGATAAGTGTATTGAATATTGTCCCACAAATGCAATAGTTGAACCTTTTGTAATAAATTCTGAACTATGTATTGCATATCACACAATAGAAAACAGAAAAGAAACTATGCCAAAAAAAATAGAAGAAAATTTAAATGGATGGGTTGCAGGATGTGATATTTGCCAAGATGTCTGTCCTTGGAATAAGTCAGTGCCATATAACAATACAGTCGACACGGAACCAAAAGAATGGATTAAAAATCTTAATATTGAATCATTAAATTGGGATGATGAAATGTGGGGAAAAAATCTTAAAGGAACTACATTAAAAAGAATCAAACCATGGATGTGGAAAAGAAACATAAAAGCAAATTTAAAAAATCAATCAATTAATGTATGAAAAAATTTCTTGAAAGTTTAATCTTTATTTATTTAATTAGTTTTTACTGTTTAAAAATAGAGCAAGCCCAATCAATAGTTCCTTACTATTACTTTCCATCAACCAAAAATTTGCAAAGAGAAAGTTTATCTATAGGCAAAAATGCATATCAACTTTTATATTTTGGACAATATAAAGAAAGCTTAAACTTAGCAAAATTAGCTGTAAAACTTAATAAGTCGGATGAAAAATTATGGTTAATTTTGTCTGAAGCACAAGTAGCTAATAAACTCTTCAAAAATGCTTTAAATTCTTTAGATCAAGCTCAAAAAATCAATCCAAATATGAGCGAAATTTACTTTGCAAAAAGTACTATCTACTTTGAAATATCTCAACTAAAAAACGCGAAAACTTCTTTAGAAAAAGGATTAAAATTTGAGCCAGAAAACTACAAAGCTATTTTTCAATTAGGAAATATTTTTTTAATAGAAAAAAATTTTTCAAAAGCTATCGAGTTATATGATAAATCTTTACAAATT
This window contains:
- a CDS encoding DUF502 domain-containing protein → MVDSNQNQDSNLGSRLQQDLKNDLIAGLLVVIPLATTIWLSSLVSKFVLTLVTSVPKQLNPFINLNPLLQDLINLSLGLTVPLLAILLIGLMARNFVGRWLLEFGEGTLSKIPVAGAVYKTLKQLLETFLSNKSNRFRRVVLVEYPREGLYSIGFVTGDVGPSLQSELKEKLLSIFIPTAPNPTTGWYTLVPEASVKDLDISVEDAFKTIISAGIVNPDEKNNNTNPTFSKLFSQLRASTNTSPN
- the nusB gene encoding transcription antitermination protein NusB, which translates into the protein MHNNKSLSRELSLISLGLINDVGNSKLNNSQIENIFESALDTLINHCRDELDNCESELEIASQKILDSELQEGINSSFSNVREELKKSLKKIEVVMNTLSTTLDFPKLVVSSGQIDIREDVNQRIHNIVSNLSVIDSEIDEVMDGWRLKRLPRIDRDILRLAYVDINFLNTPIAVACDEAVNLANKYSDIKGRKFINGVLRRLQTVK
- the queG gene encoding tRNA epoxyqueuosine(34) reductase QueG, yielding MINSIQDKKKISKKLKERAISEGFTISGIASIPSSTRLKLRTNALERWLSNNYHGEMKWMEAERRKDICSLLDGAKSVLSVGFNYFNSQNNENQIFKVGKFSQGEDYHKVIYKKLKNIGEWINLEIPDCKWKICVDTSPLLEKAWAEESGLGWIGKNSNLISKKYGSWFTLGFLILTKDLVPDKPHQPLCGKCDKCIEYCPTNAIVEPFVINSELCIAYHTIENRKETMPKKIEENLNGWVAGCDICQDVCPWNKSVPYNNTVDTEPKEWIKNLNIESLNWDDEMWGKNLKGTTLKRIKPWMWKRNIKANLKNQSINV
- a CDS encoding pilus assembly protein TadD: MKKFLESLIFIYLISFYCLKIEQAQSIVPYYYFPSTKNLQRESLSIGKNAYQLLYFGQYKESLNLAKLAVKLNKSDEKLWLILSEAQVANKLFKNALNSLDQAQKINPNMSEIYFAKSTIYFEISQLKNAKTSLEKGLKFEPENYKAIFQLGNIFLIEKNFSKAIELYDKSLQIKSNFWQAINNKGLAYFEKNNINQSIKFFKKAISIQENAEPLLGLASCLRIKDITLSIELAKKALAKDPNYVNYQYRKKQLWGEKLQASTKILLQNDQLQKDVIIAISKINASS